Proteins co-encoded in one Gleimia hominis genomic window:
- the gluQRS gene encoding tRNA glutamyl-Q(34) synthetase GluQRS — translation MSNTGRFAPSPSGDLHVGNLRTALLAWTLARQTGRRFVLRVEDIDRVREGAAARQVQDLRMLGLDWDGPVQYQSTRRADHLRALETLRSKGLLFECFCSRKQIREAAVAPNGQVGHYPGTCRNLDAHQRDRKRAELLQQGRRPAWRLNPQVETWPIEDAVWGKRTDPIDCVVLQRGDGAVAYNLAAVVDDAHAGVDQVVRADDLLQTSATQAYLAHELGFTQPTYVHVPLVVNARGDRLAKRDGAVTLRDLLTLGYSVSDVTEIIARSVGVQATTAKQFLHRFELARMPHSPWVFTPPQVLTPPASQR, via the coding sequence GTGAGTAATACTGGTCGTTTCGCTCCCAGCCCGTCTGGGGACCTGCACGTGGGTAACTTGCGGACCGCGTTGTTGGCGTGGACGCTGGCTAGGCAAACTGGGCGCCGTTTCGTTCTGCGGGTAGAAGATATAGATAGGGTGCGTGAGGGGGCAGCGGCCCGTCAGGTGCAGGACTTGCGGATGCTGGGGTTGGACTGGGATGGGCCGGTGCAGTATCAATCAACGCGTCGCGCCGATCATTTGCGGGCGCTGGAAACACTGCGGTCTAAGGGATTGCTGTTTGAGTGTTTTTGCTCGCGCAAACAAATCCGAGAGGCCGCGGTCGCACCAAATGGTCAAGTGGGCCACTACCCGGGGACGTGTCGGAATCTGGATGCGCACCAGCGCGATCGCAAACGCGCCGAGCTGCTGCAGCAAGGGCGTCGCCCGGCGTGGCGTTTGAACCCTCAAGTGGAAACGTGGCCGATTGAAGACGCGGTTTGGGGTAAGCGGACGGACCCGATTGACTGCGTGGTTCTACAACGGGGGGACGGCGCGGTGGCGTATAACCTCGCGGCGGTGGTTGACGATGCGCACGCTGGGGTGGATCAGGTGGTGCGGGCGGACGACTTGCTGCAGACCTCGGCAACGCAAGCGTATTTAGCCCACGAGTTAGGGTTCACTCAGCCCACATACGTGCACGTACCCCTGGTTGTGAATGCGCGCGGAGACCGGCTAGCTAAGCGCGATGGTGCGGTGACTTTGCGTGACCTCCTGACCCTGGGGTACTCGGTGAGTGACGTTACCGAAATAATTGCCAGGTCGGTCGGGGTTCAAGCCACCACTGCCAAGCAGTTTTTGCACCGCTTCGAGTTGGCGCGCATGCCCCACTCCCCCTGGGTGTTTACGCCACCCCAGGTGCTTACCCCTCCCGCGTCACAACGCTGA
- a CDS encoding MFS transporter: protein MEKEGSALSVGKEEGFKQPDENNSGEIRIPGVKRVFTPSRILVVLLVPLAMSLVAVSSVNVALPTIGKSLQASDASLQWVLSGYALAIGISLIPAGRLGDLFGRGLLFQIGLVIFTIGSALCAISSDPTHLNIFRIIQGIGGGIYSPQIMGIIQQTFSGQARARAFGLFGMVVAVAVAVGPPIAGAIINLFGPTIGWRYTFMMYLPLGLLGIALAFIWLPFERERMWIRRRRARKQARRDNRRNKRENRGQSPAAAQPDATSGEPRSKQKIDLDPVGALLVTAAVLGIMLPFTSHTFKWWLLLVFAAGIGLLFAWYAWENWYKNRGNYAMVDPDLLRIPSFSFGTAVSGAYFLGSTSIFVISAIFLQNGLAFSALAAGSFSVPNALVSMFAARWSSERALTWGRSVIQIALGTMMVGTALTAVVVACHEMFGLSIYWVILTLAILGFGQGAVGSANQTLSLDEVPVKHGGAAGGVKQTVERLATAIGNAIITAVFFAAVPAVGYSWGTVTALCIVLGIQTIAISIGWVDKRRADRLRK, encoded by the coding sequence GTGGAGAAAGAAGGCTCGGCTTTGTCAGTTGGCAAAGAAGAAGGGTTCAAGCAACCAGACGAAAACAACAGCGGGGAAATCCGCATCCCAGGCGTAAAACGCGTATTCACCCCCAGCAGGATCCTCGTGGTACTACTCGTGCCACTAGCAATGTCGTTGGTGGCCGTGTCATCCGTGAACGTCGCGCTCCCAACAATCGGCAAATCCCTACAGGCTTCCGACGCGAGCTTGCAGTGGGTGCTGTCTGGCTACGCCCTCGCGATCGGTATCTCCCTAATTCCTGCGGGGCGGCTGGGGGACCTTTTCGGACGGGGCCTACTGTTCCAAATCGGCTTGGTGATATTCACCATCGGCTCCGCCCTGTGCGCAATCTCTTCCGACCCGACGCACCTGAACATTTTTCGTATCATCCAAGGCATCGGCGGGGGTATCTACTCTCCGCAGATTATGGGGATTATCCAACAAACCTTCTCTGGCCAAGCCCGGGCGCGAGCGTTCGGCTTGTTCGGCATGGTGGTTGCGGTTGCGGTTGCTGTGGGGCCACCGATTGCCGGGGCGATCATTAACCTGTTCGGCCCAACCATTGGGTGGCGCTACACATTCATGATGTACCTGCCCCTCGGCCTGCTTGGTATCGCACTCGCATTCATCTGGCTGCCGTTTGAACGCGAACGAATGTGGATTCGGCGGCGGCGTGCTCGCAAGCAAGCGCGGCGCGACAACCGCCGAAATAAACGTGAAAACCGGGGGCAAAGCCCCGCTGCAGCACAGCCTGACGCGACCAGCGGCGAGCCGCGATCCAAGCAGAAGATTGACCTTGACCCCGTTGGGGCGCTACTCGTTACCGCCGCAGTACTGGGAATTATGCTGCCGTTCACTTCCCACACTTTCAAGTGGTGGCTGCTGCTGGTTTTCGCCGCGGGCATCGGGCTGCTGTTCGCCTGGTACGCGTGGGAGAACTGGTATAAGAACCGCGGTAACTACGCGATGGTGGATCCAGATCTGCTGCGGATCCCCTCATTTTCCTTCGGTACAGCCGTGTCCGGCGCGTACTTCTTAGGGTCCACGTCCATATTCGTAATCTCCGCTATTTTCCTGCAAAACGGTCTTGCGTTCAGTGCTCTGGCGGCCGGGAGCTTCTCAGTACCAAACGCCCTGGTTTCTATGTTTGCGGCCCGCTGGTCTTCCGAACGGGCACTCACCTGGGGGCGTTCCGTTATCCAAATCGCGCTCGGCACAATGATGGTCGGTACCGCACTGACCGCCGTCGTGGTGGCGTGTCACGAAATGTTTGGCCTATCTATCTACTGGGTGATTCTAACGCTGGCTATACTCGGGTTCGGACAAGGCGCGGTTGGGTCTGCCAACCAAACCCTGTCCCTAGATGAGGTGCCCGTCAAACACGGTGGTGCTGCCGGTGGGGTTAAACAAACTGTGGAACGCCTCGCCACCGCAATCGGTAACGCGATCATCACCGCAGTGTTCTTCGCAGCAGTGCCCGCGGTGGGATACTCGTGGGGAACCGTGACCGCGCTGTGCATCGTGCTAGGTATCCAAACCATTGCGATAAGCATCGGCTGGGTCGACAAACGTCGCGCCGACCGGCTCCGCAAATAA
- a CDS encoding fluoride efflux transporter FluC, whose translation MIAWILLPFAGGLGALCRYATELRLRGFLSAHTGSTTLSPYLDEAARTSVWRISALAWPIMLINLIGSFVMGVLFGFLSQYAGVWLVVATGFLGGYTTFSTAMMDVYTMARVARSARTWAAACLTCVGTAVLCVLTAGLGLWLST comes from the coding sequence ATGATCGCTTGGATACTACTGCCGTTCGCAGGCGGGCTTGGAGCACTGTGCCGGTACGCAACGGAACTACGGTTACGCGGGTTTTTGAGCGCTCACACGGGGTCCACCACACTGTCGCCCTATTTGGATGAGGCCGCCCGCACCTCCGTGTGGCGGATCAGCGCACTCGCGTGGCCCATTATGTTGATTAACCTAATCGGCTCGTTCGTAATGGGCGTGCTGTTCGGGTTCCTATCGCAATACGCGGGAGTGTGGCTGGTGGTCGCCACCGGGTTTTTGGGTGGCTACACCACGTTCTCAACGGCCATGATGGACGTGTACACCATGGCACGCGTAGCCCGATCAGCCCGCACCTGGGCGGCCGCATGCTTAACCTGTGTGGGCACCGCGGTCCTGTGCGTGCTCACCGCCGGGCTAGGCCTTTGGTTATCTACCTGA
- a CDS encoding fluoride efflux transporter FluC, with the protein MRFSNRRRTKLKRGYGAGKNGKQPEANPGENRAQPEANARIYHLNPYALIFIGGALGASTRAGVDALVSGGFSLFTGPAITLMQVETQLATSTVLVNVVGAFLMGVLTGVWARKRGNNPSWDRIKLLAGTGFLGAFTTYSSFALALAREVSQGAAFSAVIQGGLVLLLGYVAVFSGMFIGKLGQGTAGPQKQAGGPG; encoded by the coding sequence ATGAGGTTTTCCAACCGCCGGCGCACGAAGTTAAAACGCGGCTACGGTGCCGGTAAAAACGGTAAACAGCCCGAAGCGAATCCCGGCGAAAATCGCGCGCAGCCCGAAGCGAATGCCCGCATCTACCACCTCAACCCCTATGCACTGATTTTTATTGGCGGAGCACTTGGTGCCTCCACCCGCGCGGGAGTCGATGCGCTTGTCAGCGGTGGGTTCAGTTTATTCACCGGGCCTGCGATTACCCTCATGCAGGTAGAAACCCAACTTGCAACTTCAACGGTACTGGTGAACGTGGTGGGTGCGTTCCTAATGGGGGTACTTACTGGCGTGTGGGCGCGTAAACGCGGCAATAACCCCAGTTGGGATCGGATTAAACTACTTGCCGGCACGGGTTTCTTAGGGGCGTTCACCACCTATTCGTCGTTCGCACTGGCATTAGCGCGTGAGGTGTCACAGGGCGCGGCTTTCTCCGCGGTGATCCAGGGTGGTTTGGTGCTGCTGCTCGGCTACGTGGCGGTGTTTTCAGGCATGTTCATTGGCAAACTCGGGCAAGGAACCGCAGGGCCACAAAAACAGGCTGGGGGACCGGGATGA